From Qipengyuania soli:
CGCGGATCGGGGATCTTCGAGCGCAAGGGAACGGTCCACACACTATGGGCAGGCGTCGAACCCAGCGAACCCCTCCAACGCCTACAGGCGCGTATCGAGCGCGTGTGCCAGCAGGTCGGCTTCGCCCCCGAAACGCGCAAGTTCGTGCCCCACATCACGCTCGCGCGGCTGAACGCATCAGCCGGTCCGCTGGCGCAATTCCTGGCACGCACCGGCGATCTGCGCTTCGGCGAATGGACGGTCGACGACTTTCGCCTGTACGAAAGCCACCTCGATCCTGGCGGAGCGCGCTACGAACCGGTGGTCCGCTACCCGCTGGCATGAAGCGCGCGGCGGAACCCCACCAAGGCTACACCGTTCGATAAACCGTAGAGTCGCGCCGACCGGCGACGTTGGGCTTCTTGCACTGCGGCCCGCAATGCTTTCCAAGCGCGTCCGATAAATGTCGCCAATTGCGCCTGGTACGACCAGTGCGCCAACTTTCCAGGGAGAACCCATGAAGGCCCACATTCTGGCCACTGCTGCCGTCGCCGCGCTGCTTGCAGGCTGCACCACCACTCCGGGCGGAGAAGTCGAAACCATGGCCCAGGCATCGATCCCCGAAGGCACCGGCTATTTCGCCTCCGACAGCACGCTGCCATTCAAGGCGCCGGACTTCACCAAGATCACCGAAGACGACTACGTCCCCGCGTTCGATCAGGGCATGGCGATCCACTCGGCCGAGATCCAGGCGATCATCGACAACCCCGAAGCGCCGACTTTCGAGAACACCATCGTCGCGCTCGAAAAGTCGGGCCAGATGCTGAACCGCGTGGCTACGGTCTTCTTCGCGCTCACCGGTTCGAACACCACCGACCGGCTTGATGCGATCAACACCGAGATCAGCCCCAAGCTGACCGCGCACGGTGACTCGATTACGCTCAACCCC
This genomic window contains:
- the thpR gene encoding RNA 2',3'-cyclic phosphodiesterase; translation: MVPRLFIAIRPPHAIRNALLDAMQGVERARWQDDGQLHLTLRFLGETDHHRANDLASALASVSASPFALSVRGSGIFERKGTVHTLWAGVEPSEPLQRLQARIERVCQQVGFAPETRKFVPHITLARLNASAGPLAQFLARTGDLRFGEWTVDDFRLYESHLDPGGARYEPVVRYPLA